The proteins below are encoded in one region of Oreochromis niloticus isolate F11D_XX linkage group LG6, O_niloticus_UMD_NMBU, whole genome shotgun sequence:
- the LOC102081078 gene encoding zinc finger protein 271 has protein sequence MSEVSVEVDEDVIKQDPALEPLAEPLLIILSPPPPFLPVPGEPALLWSKWLKAFEHYVEALSEKELVDSSKCLLLQNCLGPEGQRIFTTLIQNDTTYAAAISTLTAYFSSDHTTQMHRLKFHQRAQMPGETVDQFVSALEELLRPCSYGHLKDELLLNQLIEKTSYPQLRERLLTGRESLTLATALVIGKEVETLLNGSQLFDIHEVSVDIGDDLEPPVQRKAKRGRPRRGEKRSKTNTRLTKTQSLKPKGNCYKLCNNDNDAESQTTSETNLTNDNENRTSSSSLQKLNEDGCKKTSDGFEDDDNANDEDFDLFSTKPKGPYCPICPDRRFRDAHKLARHMRTHTKEKPFTCPVCSMSFSQSYHMTRHLRNQHGAGQHVCTTCGITLESFAELKSHKRKHKSDVLSYPECREKLSNSDVFPSHVESDSKCFFTQTEGQSSQQIERVKVKIEEITSDDPAFGNRDFQDTGSKVNVVTEEGNSDESPSQDEGRPKENPTATAKTKGHFCPVCINRRFRGPNKLARHMRTHTKEKPFSCPVCAMTFSQSYHMTRHVRNQHNLGKYICSKCGKSFSSWLDMRAHKKTHAVEGLTCLACDKQFKEKAALASHLKLHKKVASGPRSLVCGDCGKEFRRMYHLKRHIVTHRKASNGECFTCPDCQKDFAFLEDLNKHLEVHVKENKGTCPKCNETFGSLEELEAHMAVHQKSYSCSTCGKKFKVEYALKKHEQSHGGEQYYCALCRKHFLKLSHYKRHLMVHNRRESKCPHCDTVFLQLTALKYHLRTHTEERPYQCTCCIETFEEREDLEQHCLKHRKFKKERPYSCTRCDFAFSTLMELTEHMSSHEGEQPQTCSVCGRTFLNKNKLEKHLTIHTGERPHLCSICGNGFPSAASLKLHLHIHTGEKPYQCSQCSKSFRSSSGLRLHSRQHMEVRPIYECPQCGRTYGRMTELKMHQRYHTGDKPYACTCCSKRFISKDKLNVHMRIHTGERPYSCPHCGQTFTQTGDRNRHISKFHP, from the coding sequence ATGAGTGAAGTATCTGTGGAGGTAGATGAGGATGTGATAAAACAGGACCCCGCTTTGGAGCCCCTCGCAGAGCCGCTGCTGATAATCCTGTCCCCGCCTCCACCTTTCTTGCCTGTCCCCGGTGAGCCAGCCTTGCTTTGGTCTAAATGGCTCAAAGCGTTCGAACACTATGTCGAAGCACTCAGTGAAAAAGAGCTGGTCGACTCCAGTAAGTGTCTACTCTTACAGAACTGCCTTGGCCCGGAGGGGCAGCGTATCTTCACAACACTGATCCAAAATGACACCACCTACGCAGCAGCCATATCAACACTGACAGCTTACTTCAGCTCTGATCACACCACTCAGATGCACCGCCTTAAATTCCACCAAAGGGCTCAGATGCCTGGAGAGACTGTAGATCAGTTTGTGTCTGCTTTAGAAGAGCTGCTCAGGCCTTGCAGTTATGGACACTTGAAGGATGAACTCCTCTTGAATCAGCTGATTGAGAAAACAAGCTACCCACAGCTCAGAGAGAGGCTTCTGACTGGGAGAGAAAGTCTGACTTTGGCCACAGCGTTAGTTATTGGGAAAGAAGTGGAAACCTTGCTAAATGGATCTCAGCTGTTTGATATTCATGAAGTCAGCGTGGACATTGGAGATGATTTAGAACCACCGGTTCAAAGAAAAGCTAAAAGAGGAAGGCCTCGCCGTGGGGAAAAAAGGTCAAAAACAAACACGCGCTTGACTAAAACTCAATCACTCAAACCCAAAGGTAACTGCTACAAGCTCTGTAATAATGACAATGATGCAGAGTCTCAGACTACTAGTGAGACCAATCTGACTAATGATAATGAAAATAGAACTTCGTCTTCATCTTTACAAAAGCTGAACGAGGACGGCTGTAAAAAAACTAGTGATGGTTTTGAGGATGACGACAACGCCAATGATGAGGACTTTGATCTGTTTTCAACTAAACCAAAAGGTCCCTACTGTCCCATCTGCCCCGATCGCCGCTTCAGAGACGCTCACAAGCTTGCCAGACACATGAGGACTCACACGAAGGAGAAACCGTTCACCTGCCCTGTCTGCTCTATGAGCTTCAGCCAGTCATACCACATGACCCGACACCTGAGGAACCAGCACGGTGCAGGACAGCATGTCTGCACTACCTGTGGGATAACTTTAGAGAGTTTTGCAGAGTTGAAAAGTCACAAGAGGAAGCACAAGTCAGATGTTCTGTCATATCCAGAATGTCGTGAAAAATTATCCAACAGCGACGTGTTTCCTAGTCATGTTGAGTCAGACAGCAAATGTTTCTTTACCCAAACAGAGGGACAAAGTTCTCAGCAAATCGAGAGAGTCAAAGTGAAGATTGAAGAAATAACAAGTGACGATCCAGCTTTCGGTAACAGGGATTTTCAGGATACGGGATCCAAAGTGAATGTTGTGACGGAAGAAGGAAATTCCGATGAATCACCATCTCAAGATGAAGGGAGACCGAAAGAAAACCCCACTGCCACTGCGAAAACAAAAGGCCATTTCTGTCCCGTCTGCATAAACAGACGCTTCAGAGGGCCAAACAAACTTGCCAGGCACATGAGGACACACACAAAGGAGAAACCCTTCAGCTGTCCTGTCTGCGCCATGACTTTTAGCCAGTCCTACCACATGACCCGACATGTGAGGAACCAGCACAACCTGGGCAAATACATCTGCTCTAAATGTGGCAAAAGTTTCAGTAGCTGGCTCGATATGAGAGCGCACAAGAAAACCCACGCAGTCGAAGGCCTGACGTGTCTCGCATGCGATAAACAGTTCAAGGAGAAGGCTGCGCTTGCGAGTCAccttaaattacacaagaagGTTGCGTCGGGTCCTCGAAGCCTCGTCTGCGGCGACTGCGGCAAAGAATTCCGCCGAATGTATCACTTGAAACGGCACATAGTGACTCATAGGAAAGCATCGAATGGGGAGTGTTTCACATGCCCTGATTGTCAGAAAGACTTTGCCTTCTTGGAAGACCTCAACAAACACCTGGAGGTACATGTGAAAGAAAACAAGGGGACCTGCCCAAAGTGTAATGAAACCTTTGGTAGTCTAGAAGAACTGGAGGCACACATGGCAGTGCATCAGAAGTCTTATTCCTGCAGCACGTGTGGAAAGAAGTTTAAAGTTGAGTATGCTCTCAAGAAGCACGAGCAAAGTCATGGAGGCGAACAGTATTACTGTGCACTGTGCCGCAAACACTTCCTCAAGCTTTCTCACTATAAGAGGCACTTAATGGTCCACAACAGGCGCGAATCTAAATGTCCACACTGCGACACCGTCTTTCTGCAGTTAACCGCTTTGAAGTATCACCTGCGGACTCATACTGAAGAACGACCGTACCAGTGCACCTGTTGTATTGAAACCTTTGAGGAGAGGGAAGATCTAGAGCAGCACTGCCTCAAACACAGAAAATTCAAGAAGGAGAGGCCCTACTCCTGCACTCGGTGTGATTTTGCTTTCTCCACCCTGATGGAGCTGACGGAACACATGAGTTCACACGAGGGAGAGCAGCCGCAGACCTGCTCCGTCTGCGGGAGGACGTTCCTGAACAAGAATAAGCTGGAGAAGCACCTGACGATCCACACGGGGGAGAGACCTCACCTCTGCTCCATCTGTGGGAACGGCTTCCCCTCCGCAGCGAGCCTCAAGCTACATCTGCACATCCACACGGGAGAAAAACCTTACCAGTGTTCACAGTGCAGTAAGAGTTTCAGGTCGTCCAGCGGGCTGCGCCTACACAGTAGACAGCACATGGAGGTTCGGCCCATTTACGAGTGTCCCCAGTGCGGTAGAACTTACGGCCGCATGACAGAGCTGAAGATGCACCAGCGCTATCACACGGGAGATAAACCGTATGCGTGCACCTGCTGCAGCAAACGCTTTATTAGCAAAGACAAACTAAATGTTCACATGAGGATACACACAGGGGAGAGACCGTACTCCTGCCCCCACTGTGGACAGACTTTTACACAAACCGGGGACAGAAACAGACACATCAGTAAATTCCACCCGTAA